A stretch of Aerococcus christensenii DNA encodes these proteins:
- the coaE gene encoding dephospho-CoA kinase (Dephospho-CoA kinase (CoaE) performs the final step in coenzyme A biosynthesis.) encodes MTYRLGLTGSIATGKSTVSRYFKHLGFPVVDADLVARQVVEPGEEGLEAIVKEFGEEYVFPNGLLNRKKLATTIFSNPEARKRLNRVVQPCIQSKIKEKVKNYEAEGKDLIVLDIPLLYEMKYEQEVDAVMVVYVPESIQLKRLMARDHLEESEAIERMISQMNIEQKVRRADVIIDNTDTIHSTEQQVEAWLAINGFAPS; translated from the coding sequence ATGACCTATCGTTTGGGACTTACAGGTTCGATTGCAACAGGAAAGTCGACGGTTAGTCGCTATTTTAAACACTTAGGCTTTCCTGTCGTGGACGCAGATCTTGTGGCCCGCCAAGTCGTAGAGCCCGGAGAAGAAGGCTTAGAGGCCATCGTGAAGGAATTTGGAGAAGAGTATGTCTTCCCTAATGGCCTTTTAAATCGTAAAAAATTAGCGACAACGATTTTTTCAAACCCAGAAGCGCGAAAACGTCTTAATCGGGTGGTGCAACCTTGCATTCAGTCTAAAATAAAAGAAAAGGTGAAAAACTACGAGGCAGAGGGGAAAGACTTGATTGTTTTAGATATTCCACTGCTTTATGAGATGAAATATGAGCAAGAAGTGGATGCTGTCATGGTGGTTTATGTGCCGGAAAGTATCCAACTTAAGCGTCTAATGGCGAGAGATCATCTGGAGGAGTCAGAAGCCATTGAGCGAATGATTTCTCAAATGAATATTGAGCAAAAAGTCCGCCGAGCAGATGTTATCATTGATAATACGGATACTATCCACTCTACAGAACAGCAAGTGGAAGCTTGGCTAGCAATTAATGGTTTTGCCCCTTCATAA
- the nrdR gene encoding transcriptional regulator NrdR produces MRCPRCHESNTKVIDSRPVEDNFSIRRRRLCSHCDFRFTTFESIEEKPLLVVKRDGTREEFSDKKLLQGLVRSCEKRPIALETLENVVKQIESEVRQKEQNEVPSTLIGEMVMDILPSIDEVAYIRYASVYRHFEDPTVFLEEIKQLKAMQASNEDKTREEAKGKTEEN; encoded by the coding sequence ATGCGATGCCCAAGATGCCATGAAAGTAACACGAAAGTGATTGATTCTAGGCCGGTAGAGGATAATTTCTCTATTCGGCGTCGTCGCTTATGTAGTCATTGTGATTTTCGCTTTACAACCTTTGAAAGTATTGAAGAAAAACCCCTTTTAGTCGTTAAGAGGGATGGAACTCGGGAAGAGTTTTCAGATAAAAAATTATTGCAAGGCTTGGTACGCTCTTGTGAGAAACGTCCAATTGCTTTGGAAACGTTGGAAAATGTTGTGAAGCAAATTGAGTCAGAGGTGCGACAAAAGGAACAAAATGAAGTGCCATCGACTTTAATTGGTGAGATGGTTATGGATATTCTGCCTTCTATTGATGAAGTGGCTTATATCCGTTATGCGAGTGTGTATCGGCATTTTGAAGATCCAACAGTCTTTTTAGAAGAGATCAAGCAACTCAAAGCAATGCAAGCCTCGAACGAAGATAAAACACGCGAAGAAGCTAAGGGAAAGACAGAAGAGAATTAA